Proteins encoded by one window of Nocardioides euryhalodurans:
- a CDS encoding LysR family substrate-binding domain-containing protein gives MDAFRVGFVTGATPDKWARAWRERQRQPLELVPVTEEEQELRLRDLGLDMCLVRLPVDRDGLHLVPLYDEVPVVVVPRDHFVTAAPEVRLADLVDEQLVVPHPSGWTPDVDQLPWPPMSAQEAVEVVASGGGVAILPMSVARLHHRKDVESRPVTDLPPTKIGLAWLVARDDEQTQAFVGVVRGRTARSSRG, from the coding sequence ATGGACGCCTTCCGGGTCGGGTTCGTCACCGGCGCCACACCCGACAAGTGGGCCCGAGCGTGGCGCGAACGGCAGCGGCAGCCGCTGGAGCTGGTGCCGGTCACCGAGGAGGAGCAGGAGCTGCGGCTTCGCGACCTCGGCCTCGACATGTGCCTGGTCCGACTGCCGGTCGACCGCGACGGCCTGCACCTCGTGCCGCTCTACGACGAGGTGCCGGTGGTCGTCGTGCCGCGCGACCACTTCGTCACCGCGGCGCCCGAGGTCCGGCTCGCCGACCTCGTCGACGAGCAGCTGGTGGTGCCGCACCCGTCCGGCTGGACCCCCGACGTCGACCAGCTCCCCTGGCCGCCGATGTCCGCGCAGGAGGCCGTCGAGGTCGTCGCGAGCGGCGGTGGGGTCGCGATCCTCCCCATGTCGGTCGCGCGCCTCCACCACCGCAAGGACGTCGAGTCGCGGCCGGTCACGGACCTGCCGCCGACGAAGATCGGCCTAGCCTGGCTCGTCGCCCGGGATGACGAGCAGACCCAGGCCTTCGTCGGCGTGGTCCGTGGCCGTACGGCACGCAGCTCCCGAGGCTGA